One window of Equus asinus isolate D_3611 breed Donkey chromosome 7, EquAss-T2T_v2, whole genome shotgun sequence genomic DNA carries:
- the AKAP5 gene encoding A-kinase anchor protein 5 isoform X1, whose translation METTVSEIQVESKDEKRPAEVSPQDKRQEEEASMLCFKRRKKPAKAVKPRVGSDAAGVARKCPLEAGASDQPQPQVGAWASIKRLVTRRKRSDSSKQQKLFEAKVQPEINAEDADPSKKKAKSRLKIPCIKFSKGEKRSNHSKIIEDSDCSIRVQGEAESLDTKTLTQSDDQATKTKVTQDVSEDVSQKGTDEVCEFNVSNSIISPGETVISVEVGLDMGPSAIQTGTLILEKDIEMTEEKQSVQPRQASPLEISETEHPLPVVSDVSPSPAIPDQQIVEEARNSILESGPDWKDYESREIVAEESKPKDTELSQESGFKENEINAEIKPEESKRMEPIAIIITDTEISEFDVKKSKNVPKQFLMSMENEQVGVFANDSGFEGRTSEQYETLLIETASSLVKNAIQLSIEQLVNEMASDDKKINNLLQ comes from the coding sequence ATGGAGACCACAGTTTCTGAAATTCAAGTAGAAAGCAAGGATGAGAAGAGACCAGCAGAAGTTAGTCCTCAGGAtaagaggcaggaagaagaggcaTCTATGCTTTGcttcaagagaagaaagaaaccagCCAAAGCGGTGAAGCCCAGAGTCGGCTCTGACGCTGCTGGTGTGGCAAGGAAGTGTCCCCTAGAAGCAGGCGCTTCTGATCAGCCACAACCCCAAGTGGGGGCCTGGGCCTCAATCAAACGTCTTGTAACACGCAGGAAAAGGTCAGATTCTTCAAAGCAGCAGAAGCTCTTTGAGGCTAAAGTACAACCTGAAATCAATGCTGAAGATGCTGATCCTtctaagaaaaaggcaaaatccaGACTTAAGATTCCCTGCATAAAATTCTccaaaggggagaaaagaagTAATCATTCCAAAATTATTGAAGACTCAGACTGCAGCATCAGAGTCCAGGGAGAAGCTGAAAGTTTGGATACAAAAACTCTGACCCAATCAGATGACCAGGCCACAAAGACCAAGGTCACCCAGGATGTAAGTGAAGATGTCTCTCAGAAAGGGACTGATGAGGTCTGTGAATTCAATGTGAGCAACAGCATAATTTCTCCTGGAGAGACAGTGATTTCAGTAGAAGTTGGGTTAGATATGGGGCCTTCTGCTATTCAAACAGGAACTCTAATTCTTGAAAAAGATATTGAGATGACTGAGGAAAAGCAAAGTGTTCAACCCCGGCAGGCAAGCCCACTTGAAATTTCAGAAACAGAACATCCGCTACCAGTGGTTTCTGATGTTTCGCCCTCACCTGCAATCCCAGATCAACAAATTgtggaagaagccagaaacaGTATTCTAGAAAGTGGACCAGATTGGAAAGACTATGAAAGTAGAGAGATTGTAGCTGAAGAGAGTAAGCCAAAAGACACTGAATTGAGCCAGGAATCAGGctttaaagaaaatgagatcaATGCAGAGATCAAAccagaagaaagcaaaagaatggagccaattgctattattattacagaCACTGAAATCAGTGAATTTGATGTTAAGAAATCTAAAAATGTCCCTAAGCAATTCTTAATGTCAATGGAAAATGAGCAAGTAGGAGTTTTTGCTAATGACAGTGGTTTTGAAGGTAGAACTTCAGAACAATATGAAACACTTTTAATAGAAACAGCCTCTTCTCTTGTCAAGAATGCTATCCAGTTGTCTATAGAACAGCTCGTCAATGAAATGGCCTCTGatgacaagaaaataaacaaccttcTACAGTGA